From the Kallotenue papyrolyticum genome, the window AAAACCAGAAGACGATCGAGGTCAAAGAGGTGCAGATTCGGCCCAGCACCGATGAGCACGACGTCGAGGTGAAAAGCAACCGGGCGCGCGAGTTCCTCAGCGACGGCCATAAGGTGAAGTTCAACATGCGCTTCCGCGGGCGGCAACTGGCGCATATGGACATCGGCGTACGCATGCTGGAAGACATCGCCGAACGGCTGCGGGATGTAGGCGTCGTCGAGGTGCGGCCCACCCCCGAAGGGCGTTCGATCACGATGGTGCTCGCGCCCCAGTCCGCTAAGGCGGCCGCCAAGCCCCGCCCGGAGCGATCCGAGGGCCAGCCGCAGAGTGAGCGCTCCTGAACCATCCGGCGGCGGCACGCCGTGCTGGCAAGGCTGGAGGTAGCGCCCCATGGGGCGCGCTTTCGTGAAGATTATCACAAGGATAGCGAAGCCATGCCCAAACTCAAAACGCACAAGGGCGCGCAAAAGCGGTTCAAAGTCACCGGCGCGGGCACATTCATGCAGCCCAAAGGCATGAAGAGCCACTTCCGCCGCCGCCGCTCGGCGCGCGTCAAGCGCATGCTTGACAAGATGCTGGTTACCGACGTGTCGAACGTCAAGCGCCTGAAGAAGCGGCTGCTGCCCTACGGCTCGTAGCCGTCGTACGGGGCTGAACGGTTCGGTGTGCGACGGCAACCCAACAAGGCCGCTGCGCCTGGCCGTGCGCACACAATGCAGACGACAGGGCGCTTGCCGGACAAGCGCCACTCCTACTCATGTGAGTGTCTAAAAGGAGACAACCATGGCTCGCGTCAAACGCGGCATGATGACGCGCAAGCGTCACAACAAACTCCTTCGTCAAGCGAAGGGCTACCGTGGCGGGCGGCGCCGCTTGTACAAGGCCGCCCACGAACAGGTGATGCGCTCGCTGGCGTATGCGTATCGCCATCGCCGTACGCGCAAGCGCGATATGCGCCGCCTGTGGATCGTGCGCATCAATGCGGCGGCGCGCCAGTATGGCCTGAGCTACAGCCGCTTCATCAACGGCCTCAAGCTGGCCGGCATCGAGATCGATCGCAAGCAGCTTGCCGATCTGGCCGTGCGCGACGGCGCGGCCTTTGGCCAGATCGCGCAACAGGTGCAGCGCGCATTGTCGGCCTAAGCGCGGAGGCGGCGCCGCCTCCGCCTGCATGGGCGTTGTGATCACCAATCCGAAAAACCCAACCGTCAAACATCTCCGCTCGTTGATGGCCAATCGCAAGGCTCGGCGTCACGAGCGGTTGTTTGTCATCGAGGGCGTGCGCGCCGTCGAAGAAGCGCTCCGCTCGCATGCGCAGATCGCCTTCGGCGTGTATAATGCCGAACAACTAGCGGATAGCGAGCGTGGTCGGGCCGTGCTCGCCGCGCTGCGCGAACAACGGGGAGTGCAGCCGGCCAGCCCCGAGGTGATCGCCGCCGTGAGCGATACCGTCACGCCGCAGGGCGTGGTGCTGGCGGTCGGCTGGCCCGCGCTCACACCGCAACGTCGCGGCATCACGCTGGTGCTGGATGCGTTGCAGGATCCGGGCAACGTCGGCACGCTGCTGCGCGCGGCGGAGGCGACCGCTGTGGCACAGGTGATCTGCATCAGCGGCACTGCCGACGTGTACAGTCCAAAGGTGGTGCGTGCCGCAATGGGAGCGCACTTTCGCCTGCCGATCGTCCAGGACGTGAGCTGGGAGCAGGCGCCGGCGCTGCTTGCGGATGCCGATCACATCTATGCGGCGGTGCCGGACGCGACGATGCCCTACTACGCTGCCGACTGGCGTCAGCCCGCGGCGCTGATCATCGGCAACGAGGCCAACGGCATCAGCGCGGCCGGTCTGGCGCTGGCCACCAAGCGCATCAGCATCCCGATGGCCGCGCCGGTCGAGTCGCTCAATGCTGCAGTCGCCGGCAGCGTGATCCTGTTTGAAGCCTATCGTCAGCGCCGGTTGGGCCGTAGCTAGCCAGACCGGACGCAGACGTGCACCCGACAACCGATCGACACAACGGCAACGACGAAGCGGGGATCGCCGGTAGGCCGGCAGAGAGCCTGGGCCGGCGGCTGGAAGCCCGGGCCGGGACCGCCGCGATCCGTTCCCTTCCGAGCCGACAGGTGAACGAAGGGCGAGCGTGGGGGCACGCCGGGCGCGCGCCCCACCACCGGCAGGCCATACGGCCATGCCGGTGGCCTGCCCCCAGC encodes:
- the rpmI gene encoding 50S ribosomal protein L35, yielding MPKLKTHKGAQKRFKVTGAGTFMQPKGMKSHFRRRRSARVKRMLDKMLVTDVSNVKRLKKRLLPYGS
- a CDS encoding RNA methyltransferase yields the protein MGVVITNPKNPTVKHLRSLMANRKARRHERLFVIEGVRAVEEALRSHAQIAFGVYNAEQLADSERGRAVLAALREQRGVQPASPEVIAAVSDTVTPQGVVLAVGWPALTPQRRGITLVLDALQDPGNVGTLLRAAEATAVAQVICISGTADVYSPKVVRAAMGAHFRLPIVQDVSWEQAPALLADADHIYAAVPDATMPYYAADWRQPAALIIGNEANGISAAGLALATKRISIPMAAPVESLNAAVAGSVILFEAYRQRRLGRS
- the rplT gene encoding 50S ribosomal protein L20; the protein is MARVKRGMMTRKRHNKLLRQAKGYRGGRRRLYKAAHEQVMRSLAYAYRHRRTRKRDMRRLWIVRINAAARQYGLSYSRFINGLKLAGIEIDRKQLADLAVRDGAAFGQIAQQVQRALSA
- the infC gene encoding translation initiation factor IF-3 yields the protein MRAKVPLPRGLAGGIFCCIELARFRRTAIRNQKARINRRIRVPQVRLIDEEGRQIGVISTSEALMMAEERGLDLVEVAPNADPPVCRLMDYGKFLYEQNKKAREARKNQKTIEVKEVQIRPSTDEHDVEVKSNRAREFLSDGHKVKFNMRFRGRQLAHMDIGVRMLEDIAERLRDVGVVEVRPTPEGRSITMVLAPQSAKAAAKPRPERSEGQPQSERS